In the genome of Eggerthella sp. YY7918, one region contains:
- a CDS encoding helix-turn-helix transcriptional regulator: MVGVSRQYLIDIESGRANPTVDVLERIAGGLDIPIRALFEDF, encoded by the coding sequence ATGGTCGGAGTCAGCCGTCAGTACTTAATCGATATCGAGAGCGGTCGGGCAAATCCTACGGTTGATGTGCTTGAACGTATTGCTGGTGGATTAGATATTCCCATCAGGGCGCTGTTTGAAGACTTCTAA
- a CDS encoding HAD family hydrolase, whose product MTQPAYSALFFDLDGTLLPMEIDEFMRTYFASLGAYVARFGVSPEAFMAGMKAGIKNMAAHDDGRPNAEAYWEGFFAHVDENACDWPAELDYYYEHEFGKIGADVVPNPAAARAVDALAAKGYPLVLATMPMFPERAVRWRLAWAGIDPDKFARLTHFQNSTSVKPKPAYYAENLAACGVSGEDVLMVGNNTVEDLGIRALGTDAFLVTDHLLDPTDGFDLATVKHGTMEEFAAWAEALPVCANPATTIEADLVDAAAREAALADNLRPEAAPKAPGKDFSISGMEG is encoded by the coding sequence ATGACGCAACCCGCCTATAGCGCACTCTTCTTCGACCTCGACGGCACGCTGCTGCCTATGGAGATTGATGAGTTCATGCGAACCTACTTCGCTTCGCTCGGCGCGTACGTGGCGCGGTTCGGTGTGAGTCCGGAGGCTTTCATGGCCGGCATGAAAGCGGGCATCAAGAACATGGCCGCGCATGACGACGGTCGCCCGAACGCCGAGGCGTACTGGGAGGGCTTTTTCGCGCATGTTGACGAGAACGCGTGCGATTGGCCTGCTGAGCTGGACTATTACTATGAGCATGAGTTCGGCAAGATAGGTGCGGATGTGGTGCCGAATCCCGCGGCCGCCCGTGCCGTGGATGCACTCGCCGCGAAGGGTTATCCGCTCGTGCTGGCCACCATGCCCATGTTCCCCGAGCGCGCGGTGCGCTGGCGTCTTGCGTGGGCAGGTATCGATCCGGACAAGTTCGCGCGCCTCACGCACTTCCAGAACTCCACGAGCGTGAAGCCGAAGCCCGCCTACTACGCCGAGAATCTGGCCGCGTGCGGCGTGTCCGGCGAAGACGTTCTCATGGTGGGGAACAACACGGTGGAAGACCTGGGTATTCGCGCACTCGGAACCGACGCATTTTTGGTGACCGACCACCTGCTCGACCCGACGGATGGGTTCGACCTGGCCACGGTGAAGCACGGCACCATGGAGGAGTTTGCCGCCTGGGCGGAAGCGCTGCCTGTGTGCGCGAACCCTGCGACCACCATCGAAGCGGACCTGGTAGATGCCGCCGCCCGCGAAGCGGCGCTCGCTGACAACCTGCGTCCCGAGGCTGCGCCGAAGGCTCCCGGTAAAGATTTCTCCATCAGCGGGATGGAGGGCTAG
- a CDS encoding FAD-binding protein produces MEKKLPMDGQGISRRGFLTGAAVVGAGAALGLAGCSTAASEPAKEPSEPAPDAGAAASSGEPAFLTPPDPIPDSEIVETVDCDIVICGAGICGLPASMLAAENGANVHVLEKGSTYGLFRLCTAGFNSDLQTKLGLTTDREEFITSTWAITNGVQGRMSSYGLWFDNSGPYINWLEKIFVDKGYQLIPAASLDYKITNDGVGMPGASPLWQAFAQMIFFAQKDGGFFATGDPVDWTGVMEQYATENGATFHYNSPAVQLIRDDSGRCTGVIAKNENEEYVKYNAAKGVLLTTGDMAGDREMMAHYNVSLSKIVRYNINTNDTGDGQKMGMWIGADMDEFACGDLWPFAAVMMDGTLPTTFDGTHFYAGVANLPVFMVDGAGRRLMAENLPFQSPSIPKLTCTPDGCAWSIWDSAWKEKFPEGGYMVEDYTASNTQEEVDKNVENGITFKFDTIDELIEHCGFDKDIFMAAFNRYNDLCAQGVDLDFYKDPLWMTPIDTPPYYASKHCSSMTSTRGGLKNDERCRVLDKEGRPIPGLYAAGNTAGSFYGNVYPPNVMGSGIGHGQCFGWLAIKDILGLDYIHANI; encoded by the coding sequence ATGGAGAAAAAACTACCGATGGACGGCCAGGGTATATCGCGCCGTGGCTTTTTGACGGGCGCCGCCGTCGTGGGCGCGGGAGCGGCACTGGGGCTGGCGGGGTGCAGCACCGCCGCGTCTGAGCCGGCCAAAGAGCCGTCGGAGCCCGCGCCGGATGCCGGTGCCGCGGCCAGCTCGGGCGAGCCGGCATTTCTCACGCCGCCGGATCCCATTCCGGACAGCGAAATTGTCGAAACCGTCGACTGCGATATCGTCATTTGCGGTGCGGGTATCTGCGGTCTGCCCGCTTCGATGCTGGCAGCCGAAAACGGCGCCAACGTACACGTTCTGGAAAAGGGCAGCACGTACGGCCTGTTCCGTCTGTGCACGGCCGGCTTCAACTCCGATTTGCAAACCAAGCTGGGTCTGACCACCGACCGCGAGGAGTTCATCACGTCCACGTGGGCCATCACCAATGGCGTGCAGGGCAGAATGTCCTCCTATGGTTTGTGGTTCGACAACTCGGGTCCCTACATCAACTGGCTCGAGAAGATTTTCGTTGACAAGGGATACCAGCTTATTCCTGCCGCATCGCTCGACTACAAGATCACTAACGACGGCGTGGGTATGCCGGGCGCCAGTCCCCTGTGGCAGGCCTTCGCGCAGATGATCTTCTTCGCCCAGAAGGACGGCGGCTTCTTCGCCACGGGCGATCCGGTTGACTGGACGGGCGTGATGGAACAGTACGCCACCGAAAACGGCGCGACGTTCCACTACAATTCTCCGGCTGTGCAGCTCATCCGCGACGACAGTGGTCGGTGCACCGGCGTTATCGCCAAAAACGAGAACGAAGAGTACGTGAAGTACAATGCTGCGAAGGGTGTGCTGCTGACCACGGGCGACATGGCGGGCGACCGCGAAATGATGGCGCATTACAACGTGTCGCTGAGCAAGATCGTCCGCTACAACATCAATACGAACGACACGGGCGACGGCCAGAAGATGGGCATGTGGATTGGCGCCGACATGGACGAGTTCGCCTGCGGCGACCTGTGGCCGTTTGCGGCGGTTATGATGGACGGCACACTGCCCACCACGTTCGACGGCACGCACTTCTACGCCGGTGTGGCCAACCTGCCGGTGTTCATGGTGGATGGCGCGGGACGTCGTCTGATGGCTGAGAACCTTCCGTTCCAGTCTCCCTCCATTCCTAAGCTCACCTGCACGCCCGACGGCTGCGCATGGAGTATTTGGGACAGTGCATGGAAAGAGAAGTTCCCCGAGGGCGGCTATATGGTCGAGGACTACACGGCGTCCAACACCCAAGAAGAGGTGGACAAGAACGTCGAAAACGGCATCACGTTTAAGTTCGATACCATTGACGAACTTATTGAGCACTGCGGTTTCGACAAGGACATCTTTATGGCCGCGTTCAACCGCTACAACGATCTGTGCGCACAGGGCGTTGACCTCGACTTCTACAAGGATCCTTTGTGGATGACCCCCATCGACACGCCGCCGTACTACGCTTCAAAGCACTGCTCGTCCATGACCTCCACGCGTGGCGGTCTGAAAAACGACGAACGTTGCCGCGTGCTCGACAAGGAAGGTCGGCCCATTCCGGGACTCTACGCCGCGGGCAATACGGCTGGATCGTTCTACGGCAACGTGTATCCGCCGAACGTTATGGGTTCCGGCATCGGCCATGGTCAGTGCTTTGGATGGCTTGCCATCAAAGACATCCTCGGTCTGGATTACATCCACGCGAACATCTAG
- a CDS encoding protein translocase subunit SecDF, whose amino-acid sequence MQAMQKTKKKPGRSVDRRNIWLLVITTLLVIGSIFMFMPPQEKINQGLDVQGGLSVVLTAKGTDGSEITPEQMESSRAVIESRVNALGASEAVVQVQGNDQILVQIPGLTNTEDALETIGKTGKLEFAPLDSFTDEEVVQKIENNEFAGEGTVQDSFGNTFPSGEIQHLEVEPGTYTPIVGGQNITRVQIGKHSDTSVDYAVNITLDAEGAAAFAEATAELAPTKGRIVIILDGEVQSAPVVQDEIPNGNVEITGHYTLEEAQSLQTVLESGSLPVSFEYAQSQVVGPTLGQDALKSGVLVALIGLAVVMLYLLFFYRGLGLITAAAMAVFAVLYLGILAVLSHFGLFSLSLAGIAGIVLTIGMAADSSILTMERFREEIRMGRSVRAASITGVKHAIVTSIDADLVTLVSALSLFFLASASVKGFGLTLALGIFCDIAMMLLFKAPLIRLLAPRTIAKHPGFWGVRDAEEAAHDYQALAAAEGTSVAAAEAGETIDPDASAQVAERRGGAPGEAAAKAARKPRGAFIKRDINFLGYRRVFLTVAAVLVVAAFAIVGVRGLNFGIEFVGGTSVAFHGTGDVTTEQMRSAFDAAGEPDAVIQTTQADGDTGFLVRTTTTSAEEAASRANQVAAELGLSTDSFEVTTIGPDWGASVIQSSLIAFLVSIVLIIIYIAIRFEYKMGVTAVIALFHDLILVMGVYALVGREVSPNTIAALLTILGYSLYDTVVVFHRINDNMKTDDVKCTFMTMANHSINQVLVRTINTTLTSLIPVLAMLLFGGETLKDFAFAMVIGLLCGSYSSIAVASPLFAMWKTREPRYAKLQKKFGPEVGRFEFGNPNALMNVPSKKAAKASAAASDGVPVAAPSKAVPKDAPEASTTSTAKPQASSKPHAAAKPPKAKRQKRPNKK is encoded by the coding sequence ATGCAGGCAATGCAGAAGACGAAGAAAAAGCCCGGTCGTTCGGTCGATCGGCGTAATATTTGGCTGCTTGTCATTACGACCCTGCTCGTCATCGGGTCGATTTTTATGTTCATGCCGCCGCAGGAGAAAATCAATCAAGGCCTCGACGTGCAAGGCGGTCTGTCGGTCGTGCTCACCGCAAAGGGGACCGACGGATCCGAAATAACGCCGGAGCAGATGGAGAGCAGCCGTGCGGTCATCGAAAGCCGCGTCAATGCTCTCGGTGCCTCCGAGGCGGTTGTGCAGGTGCAGGGCAACGACCAGATTCTCGTGCAGATTCCCGGTCTTACCAACACTGAGGACGCCCTCGAAACCATCGGCAAAACCGGTAAACTCGAATTCGCCCCGCTCGATTCGTTTACCGACGAAGAAGTTGTTCAGAAAATCGAAAACAACGAATTCGCTGGTGAGGGTACCGTTCAAGATAGTTTCGGCAACACCTTCCCCTCGGGCGAGATACAGCACCTTGAGGTGGAGCCGGGCACGTACACGCCCATTGTTGGCGGCCAGAACATCACCCGCGTACAGATTGGAAAGCATTCCGACACCTCGGTCGACTATGCGGTAAATATCACGCTTGACGCCGAAGGCGCCGCCGCGTTTGCCGAGGCAACCGCCGAGCTTGCGCCCACAAAGGGTCGCATCGTTATCATCTTGGACGGCGAAGTGCAGTCCGCGCCGGTTGTGCAGGACGAGATTCCCAACGGCAATGTGGAAATTACGGGACACTACACGCTTGAAGAGGCGCAGTCGTTGCAGACGGTGCTCGAGAGCGGTTCTCTGCCCGTGAGTTTCGAATATGCCCAAAGCCAGGTTGTCGGCCCGACGCTCGGCCAGGACGCGCTCAAGTCCGGCGTGCTCGTGGCACTCATCGGCCTTGCGGTTGTGATGCTGTACCTGCTGTTCTTCTATCGCGGCCTCGGCCTTATCACGGCGGCGGCCATGGCGGTGTTCGCGGTGCTCTATCTGGGCATCCTCGCGGTGCTTTCGCACTTCGGGCTGTTCAGCCTCTCGCTTGCCGGCATTGCGGGCATCGTGCTGACCATCGGCATGGCGGCGGACTCGTCCATTCTCACCATGGAACGTTTCCGCGAAGAGATTCGCATGGGCCGCAGCGTGCGTGCGGCCTCCATCACCGGCGTCAAGCACGCCATCGTCACGTCAATCGACGCCGACCTCGTCACGCTCGTCAGCGCGCTGTCGCTGTTCTTCTTGGCAAGTGCCTCGGTTAAGGGCTTCGGCCTGACACTTGCGCTCGGCATTTTCTGCGACATCGCGATGATGCTGTTGTTCAAGGCGCCCCTTATTCGTTTGCTCGCGCCGCGCACTATTGCGAAGCATCCCGGATTCTGGGGTGTGCGCGATGCTGAAGAAGCGGCGCACGATTACCAGGCGCTCGCTGCTGCCGAAGGCACAAGTGTGGCAGCCGCCGAAGCGGGGGAGACTATCGATCCGGACGCCTCCGCTCAGGTCGCCGAGCGCAGGGGGGGAGCACCGGGCGAAGCCGCCGCGAAGGCTGCGCGCAAGCCGCGGGGGGCCTTCATCAAACGCGATATTAACTTCCTCGGGTATCGCCGTGTGTTTTTGACGGTGGCGGCCGTATTAGTTGTTGCGGCCTTTGCCATCGTGGGCGTGCGCGGCCTGAACTTTGGCATCGAGTTTGTGGGTGGTACCTCGGTTGCCTTCCACGGCACGGGTGATGTGACTACCGAGCAGATGCGTTCGGCCTTCGATGCGGCGGGCGAACCCGATGCGGTCATCCAGACCACGCAAGCCGACGGCGACACGGGCTTCCTCGTGCGCACGACCACCACGAGTGCTGAAGAGGCTGCCTCGCGCGCCAACCAGGTGGCAGCAGAGCTGGGTCTTTCGACCGACAGCTTCGAGGTCACCACCATCGGGCCCGACTGGGGCGCCAGCGTCATCCAGTCTTCGCTCATCGCGTTTTTGGTGTCCATCGTGCTCATCATCATCTACATTGCCATTCGCTTCGAGTACAAGATGGGCGTGACGGCGGTTATAGCGTTGTTCCACGACCTCATTTTGGTCATGGGCGTCTATGCCCTTGTGGGACGCGAGGTCAGCCCGAACACCATTGCGGCGCTGCTCACCATCCTGGGCTACTCGCTCTATGACACGGTGGTCGTGTTCCACCGCATCAATGACAACATGAAGACCGACGACGTGAAGTGCACGTTCATGACGATGGCGAACCACTCCATCAACCAGGTGCTCGTGCGTACCATCAACACCACGCTCACCTCGCTTATCCCCGTGCTCGCCATGCTGCTGTTCGGCGGCGAAACGCTCAAGGACTTCGCCTTCGCCATGGTCATCGGCCTTCTGTGCGGATCGTACTCGTCCATTGCCGTAGCAAGCCCGCTCTTCGCCATGTGGAAGACGCGCGAGCCGCGTTACGCGAAGCTGCAGAAGAAGTTCGGGCCCGAAGTCGGTCGCTTCGAGTTCGGCAACCCCAACGCGCTTATGAACGTTCCGTCGAAAAAGGCCGCAAAGGCAAGCGCTGCCGCATCCGATGGTGTCCCTGTTGCGGCGCCCAGCAAAGCGGTCCCGAAGGATGCCCCCGAAGCTTCAACGACGAGTACAGCGAAACCGCAAGCCAGCAGCAAGCCTCACGCCGCTGCCAAGCCTCCCAAGGCAAAGCGTCAGAAGCGTCCCAACAAGAAGTAG
- a CDS encoding cytochrome c3 family protein, with amino-acid sequence MKNKKLLSCLVAALMLVALVGALGGCAPKQASDGGSASTESGSAPVGSLQAAHVNGELESTDDYSNKFCLSCHPRAAIDEANENYSGIEGFNPHKAHLAAGDCLTCHSVDGTSTLTCNSCHDAPLPEGWESAERGAGPLHSLKDKAS; translated from the coding sequence GTGAAGAACAAAAAGTTACTCTCTTGCCTGGTTGCAGCCTTGATGCTGGTTGCCCTGGTGGGTGCCCTGGGCGGATGCGCACCCAAGCAGGCATCCGACGGGGGTTCTGCAAGTACAGAAAGCGGGTCCGCCCCGGTGGGGTCGCTCCAAGCCGCCCATGTTAATGGAGAGCTGGAGAGTACAGACGATTACAGCAATAAGTTCTGCTTGAGCTGTCATCCCCGCGCCGCTATTGACGAGGCGAACGAGAATTACAGCGGCATTGAGGGCTTCAATCCCCACAAAGCGCATCTTGCGGCGGGCGATTGCCTGACATGCCATTCGGTAGACGGAACCTCGACGCTCACCTGCAACAGCTGTCACGATGCTCCTCTGCCCGAGGGGTGGGAGAGTGCCGAGCGTGGCGCAGGACCGCTTCATAGCCTCAAGGACAAGGCTTCATAG
- the tgt gene encoding tRNA guanosine(34) transglycosylase Tgt, whose amino-acid sequence MALFDCTCEAQSGHARALAYETAHGTFHTPMFMPVGTSATVKGVTAGQLRDLGSQVVLSNTYHLSLRPGADVVAEAGGVHRFMNYDGPMLTDSGGFQVFSLADTLKLDDDGLTFRSIYDGTKIRWTPESNMEIQEQLGADIAMQLDQCTPYPAEKTFVARAVDLSANWARRCLAAHKRPDQTLFGIVQGGMELDLRLESIRRLREIEDESLAAGGRRFGGFGIGGYSVGEDHEVMFQTLGDVARACPEDRPRYLMGVGNPTTLVRAVREGVDMFDCVLPTRTARMGTAFSSAGRMNMRNAKFTRDFGPLDPACTCPTCQNHSRAYIRHLVKQNEMLGGILLSIHNLHYLLDLMRRARVAVLADAYEEFYQEWMASPAAQDY is encoded by the coding sequence GTGGCGCTGTTCGACTGCACCTGCGAGGCGCAAAGCGGCCATGCCCGCGCGCTCGCCTACGAAACGGCGCACGGCACTTTCCACACTCCCATGTTCATGCCCGTGGGCACGAGCGCCACGGTGAAGGGTGTCACCGCGGGCCAGTTGCGCGATCTGGGCAGCCAGGTGGTGCTTTCGAACACCTACCACCTTTCGCTGCGCCCCGGCGCTGACGTGGTGGCCGAGGCGGGTGGTGTGCACCGCTTCATGAATTATGACGGCCCCATGCTTACCGATTCGGGTGGCTTTCAGGTGTTCAGCTTGGCCGACACGCTCAAGCTCGACGACGACGGCCTCACGTTTCGCTCCATCTATGACGGCACGAAAATCCGCTGGACGCCCGAATCCAACATGGAAATTCAGGAGCAGCTGGGCGCGGACATCGCCATGCAGCTGGACCAGTGCACGCCGTACCCGGCCGAGAAGACGTTCGTTGCGCGTGCGGTGGACCTGTCGGCCAACTGGGCGCGGCGCTGTCTGGCCGCGCACAAGCGCCCCGATCAGACGCTCTTTGGCATCGTGCAGGGCGGCATGGAGCTTGATCTGCGGCTCGAGTCCATCCGTCGCCTGCGTGAAATCGAGGACGAAAGCCTAGCCGCAGGCGGCCGTCGCTTCGGCGGCTTCGGCATCGGCGGCTACTCGGTGGGCGAGGATCACGAGGTGATGTTCCAAACGCTCGGCGACGTCGCGCGCGCGTGCCCGGAGGACCGCCCTCGCTACCTCATGGGCGTCGGCAACCCCACCACGCTCGTACGTGCGGTGCGCGAAGGCGTGGACATGTTCGACTGCGTGCTGCCTACGCGTACGGCCCGCATGGGTACCGCGTTCAGCTCCGCTGGTCGCATGAACATGCGCAACGCCAAGTTTACGCGCGACTTTGGCCCGCTCGACCCCGCGTGCACCTGCCCGACGTGCCAGAACCACAGCCGCGCCTACATTCGCCACCTCGTGAAGCAAAATGAAATGCTCGGCGGCATCCTGCTGTCCATCCACAACCTGCACTACCTCCTCGACCTCATGCGTCGCGCACGGGTTGCCGTCCTGGCCGACGCCTACGAAGAGTTCTACCAAGAATGGATGGCCAGCCCTGCCGCTCAGGACTACTAA
- a CDS encoding pyridoxamine 5'-phosphate oxidase family protein — protein MTGNETILQYLTSAPAWYLATSVDNQPHVRPFSFAALQDDTLWFCTATTKDVWEELLINPKFEVTSWWPGHGWLILRGEAGLEDRVNDDIRQAGYEHLCSLGEHYEGANDPTLVFFSVEHPQAWICNHDEWKPLAL, from the coding sequence ATGACCGGCAACGAAACAATCCTCCAGTACCTTACAAGCGCACCTGCCTGGTATCTGGCCACCAGCGTGGACAACCAGCCCCACGTGCGTCCCTTCAGCTTCGCCGCCCTGCAGGACGACACGCTGTGGTTTTGCACCGCAACCACAAAAGACGTGTGGGAAGAGCTGCTAATAAACCCGAAGTTCGAGGTCACTTCGTGGTGGCCCGGACACGGCTGGCTTATCCTTCGCGGCGAGGCGGGGCTTGAGGATCGCGTGAACGACGATATCCGCCAAGCAGGCTATGAGCATTTGTGTAGCCTTGGCGAACACTACGAGGGCGCAAACGACCCCACGCTCGTGTTCTTCTCCGTCGAGCATCCCCAAGCATGGATATGCAACCACGACGAATGGAAACCACTCGCCCTCTAG
- a CDS encoding pyridoxamine 5'-phosphate oxidase family protein: MNGAQTIVDYLTSVPAWYLATCEGDQPHVRPFSFAALQDSRIWFCTATTKDVYRELQDNPKFELTAWKPGSGWIILRGRANLDDRAGDAIRQSGFEHMIGLGECYDGADDKTLTFFSVDNPEAWLCDIDGSWNPIDFTEEM, from the coding sequence ATGAATGGCGCTCAAACCATTGTCGATTACTTGACCAGTGTTCCCGCCTGGTATCTTGCCACCTGCGAGGGCGACCAACCTCACGTACGTCCCTTCAGCTTCGCCGCCCTGCAGGACAGCCGTATCTGGTTTTGTACGGCAACAACGAAGGATGTCTACCGCGAACTTCAAGACAACCCCAAGTTCGAACTGACCGCGTGGAAGCCGGGAAGCGGTTGGATTATCCTGCGTGGACGTGCGAATCTGGATGATCGTGCAGGCGATGCGATTCGCCAATCGGGCTTCGAGCACATGATAGGGCTGGGAGAGTGTTATGATGGAGCAGACGACAAAACGTTAACGTTCTTTTCAGTAGACAATCCCGAAGCGTGGCTGTGCGATATCGACGGCAGTTGGAATCCTATCGATTTTACCGAAGAAATGTAA
- a CDS encoding LuxR family transcriptional regulator: MGKGQCSKIASKLRQTASNMKSRIIADPLFIGTSCAIALVSYTHYTPTLAQTAPDVLSFSDVACLFGVFASLVLLILSYRNHPVFARPCVIWIASACVLVSILSVALFPELRGSWLVTVVGGGLFGIYLSIIVVCWLWVYAHNSAAIVIWNAMVSALVGAIILWFIVGMDTVRISCSLVALLGISAATLTKRMNSLRGVYLDQAASDVERHTPGYIIVATFLFSYAFMVSLFFAGLEHFSSALSAIAILIPFLLVSVFMLSLKRLTTMSLLNIAAPIIVTATLTASFLDFNPIITYDLALVGMLLFLAYAVVLLCAITEKTDSHAYRAFSLFMIGYFGGCIVGRALSAAAIFGSALSHDVVVILSVLAVFAAMLLCIRNGFTPKQLVSLFDPDHVDNENGLTDTQAAHVAKVVLQCNLGNREQEVLQLLLQQKTANEIASEMTIANGTAKSHIRHVYKKLGIHSREELFEMFEL; the protein is encoded by the coding sequence ATGGGGAAAGGGCAGTGTTCGAAGATTGCCTCAAAGCTGAGGCAAACCGCTTCGAATATGAAGAGCAGGATTATCGCTGATCCACTGTTCATCGGCACATCGTGCGCCATAGCGCTCGTGTCGTATACCCACTATACCCCCACCCTTGCCCAGACTGCCCCCGATGTGCTCTCGTTCTCGGACGTCGCCTGTCTCTTCGGCGTTTTCGCATCTCTGGTGCTGCTTATCCTCTCCTACCGCAATCACCCCGTGTTTGCACGGCCGTGCGTCATTTGGATTGCAAGCGCCTGCGTTTTGGTGAGCATCCTTTCGGTTGCCCTCTTTCCCGAACTGCGAGGCTCATGGCTGGTTACCGTGGTGGGCGGCGGGTTATTCGGCATCTATCTGTCTATCATCGTCGTATGCTGGTTATGGGTCTATGCGCACAACAGCGCAGCGATCGTCATTTGGAACGCCATGGTTTCTGCCCTGGTAGGTGCTATCATTCTCTGGTTTATCGTAGGAATGGACACGGTGCGCATCTCGTGCAGCCTTGTCGCTTTACTGGGCATAAGCGCCGCTACCCTCACGAAACGCATGAATAGCCTTCGGGGCGTGTACCTCGATCAGGCGGCTTCCGACGTGGAGCGCCACACGCCCGGCTACATTATTGTTGCAACGTTTCTGTTCAGCTACGCTTTTATGGTTTCGCTTTTCTTCGCCGGGCTTGAGCACTTTTCCTCGGCCCTTTCGGCCATAGCCATCCTCATACCCTTTTTGCTGGTAAGCGTCTTTATGCTTTCCCTCAAGCGCCTTACCACCATGTCGCTGCTCAACATTGCCGCACCCATTATCGTCACCGCAACCCTCACCGCTTCGTTTTTGGACTTCAACCCTATCATCACCTACGACCTTGCCCTCGTCGGCATGCTGCTGTTTCTTGCCTATGCGGTCGTGCTGCTGTGCGCCATCACCGAAAAGACCGATTCGCATGCCTACCGCGCGTTCTCGCTGTTTATGATCGGGTATTTTGGCGGATGCATAGTAGGAAGAGCTCTGTCTGCCGCCGCCATATTCGGCTCGGCGCTTTCCCATGACGTCGTGGTGATACTGTCGGTCCTTGCAGTATTTGCGGCAATGCTTTTGTGTATTCGCAATGGGTTTACCCCCAAGCAGCTGGTTTCCTTATTCGATCCCGATCATGTCGACAACGAAAACGGCCTCACCGACACTCAGGCGGCACATGTGGCGAAGGTGGTTCTGCAGTGCAACCTTGGCAATCGCGAGCAAGAAGTTCTGCAGCTGCTGTTGCAGCAAAAGACCGCAAACGAAATCGCCTCGGAGATGACCATCGCCAACGGAACGGCGAAATCTCACATCCGTCATGTCTACAAGAAGCTTGGCATTCACAGCCGCGAAGAACTGTTCGAAATGTTTGAGCTCTAG
- a CDS encoding DUF1292 domain-containing protein gives MREGSAPNFCPPVEEGLTIVLEDEDGEQVELEFLGLILHRERRYGFFFPVSEDEPVGSSGEVVLLEVTELDDEGQPAAFELVEDEAVASEVYDDFRAATKDLYDFSD, from the coding sequence ATGCGTGAAGGAAGTGCCCCCAATTTCTGCCCTCCCGTCGAGGAGGGCCTGACCATTGTGCTTGAAGATGAAGACGGCGAACAGGTTGAACTTGAGTTTCTGGGACTTATTCTGCACCGGGAACGGCGCTACGGTTTCTTCTTTCCTGTTTCCGAGGACGAGCCGGTCGGCTCGTCGGGCGAGGTGGTTTTGCTTGAGGTGACGGAGCTTGACGACGAGGGGCAACCCGCGGCGTTTGAGCTCGTTGAAGACGAGGCTGTGGCGAGCGAGGTGTACGACGATTTTCGCGCCGCCACCAAAGACCTCTACGATTTTTCCGACTAA